TCCGAATGGTGACTTTGGGGTAGCCTATTTGATGCGACGGTTTGAACAATGAACCTGCCCACCTGGATTACCCTTTCCCGTCTTCTTGCCGTTCCTGGCTTGCTCTATCTACTCTCAGAGCCGAGCGATCGCCACCGTTGGGTGGGTCTGGGGATCTTTCTCCTCGCGGCGGGGACGGATTGGGTGGATGGTTACCTGGCGCGTCGTCTGAACCAGGTGACGGATTTAGGTAAATTTCTGGATCCTCTGGTGGATAAGTTGTTAGTCCTGGCTCCCCTCCTAGCCCTAGTGGAGTTGGGAGAGGTTCCCGCTTGGGGGGTCTTTCTGATTCTGGCGCGGGAATTAACGATCGCGGGCTGGCGTGTCAATCAGACCCAGGTTACCGGAGCCAATCTTTGGGGCAAGTTCAAAACCGTCACCCAAATCGCCGCGATCGCGCTGCTGATCGCCCCGCTCCCCCCGAGGTGGCACATCCCAACCTTAGTCATGTTTTGGTTAGCGGTCATGCTGACACTGCTCTCCGGCGCAATTTATCTATGGGGAACGCAACAACCTTGCCGAGGACCTGAAAGGTGCTCGGATGCCCCTCACCCCCAACCCCTCTCCCAGCACGGGCGAGCAAGATGACCCTCATCCCTCTCCCAGCGCGGGAGAGGAGCTTCGAGCCAGGGTTTTGGGTCAAAGTCCCTTTGCCCTTGGTGGGAGAAGGGATTGAGGGATGAGGGGACAAAGATAAAGTCCCTTCGCCCCTTGGGGGAGATAGGCGTGAAGATAGAGCAGTAAGAAGTGAGGGAAACTGAGCGGCTATCTCCGTTCTCTTTTCTCGCTTCTCTCTCCTCGCATAAGGGGGAAAAGATGGTCAGTCAACCAGGAGGACAAACCGCATCGTATGGAACCTAACAACTGACGGTGCCCCTGCGATCCTAGACTGGGCCTAGTCATGGGATTCTCCACTAGAAACGCTGGGCGATTTTCCAATCAACGTTACGCGATCGCTCAGTCGCAATGTCAGAATAGTCCCAGAGCCTTCTATTTAAGTAGTATGTCCTTCAAACCCCAGTATCGCAGCGGCGCAGAGATTCGGCAAACCTTCCTGGACTTCTATGCAGCCAGAGGCCACCAGATTGTCCCCAGTGCCTCCCTCATACCAGAAGATCCGACCGTGTTGCTGACGATCGCGGGGATGTTGCCCTTTAAGCCCATTTTTCTGGGGCAGCGGCCCGCCCCCTTCCCTCGTGCCACCTCATCCCAGAAGTGCATCCGTACTAATGATATTGAGAATGTGGGACGCACGGCGCGGCATCATACCTTCTTTGAGATGCTGGGCAACTTTAGCTTTGGCGACTATTTCAAAGATAAGGCGATCGCGTGGGCCTGGGAACTGTCTACCGAGGTCTTTGGCCTGCCCCCCGAACGGTTGGTGGTGAGCGTTTTCCGTGAGGATGATGAAGCTTTTGCCATTTGGCGGGACCAGATTGGGATTCCGGCCCATCGCATTCAGCGCATGGATGAGGCCGATAACTTCTGGGTATCGGGTCCCACAGGTCCCTGTGGCCCCTGCTCGGAGATCTACTACGACTTCCATCCCGAACGGGGTGATGACACGATTGATCTCGAAGACGACACCCGGTTCATCGAGTTTTATAACCTGGTGTTCATGCAATATAACCGCGATGTCGAAGGGCATCTCACCCCTTTACAGGCGCAAAATATTGATACGGGTATGGGCCTGGAACGGATGGCCCAAATTCTGCAACAGGTGCCCAATAACTACGAAACTGATTTAATCTTGCCCATTATTAAAACAGCGGCAGCAATCGCGGGACTAGACTACGCCCAGTGTGATGCGAAAACCCAGGTTTCTCTCAAGGTGATCGGGGACCACGTACGGGCTATTGTCCACCTGATAGCGGATGGGGTGACAGCCTCCAATCTGGGTCGGGGCTATGTGTTGCGGCGCTTGATCCGACGAGTGGTGCGGCATGGGCGGTTGATTGGCATCGATCGTGAATTTACGGCAGACGTGGCCGCCACCGCGATCGCCTTGGCAGAAGCGGTTTACCCCAATACCCGTGAGCGGCAAGCTGTCATCCAGGCCGAACTCCAGCGGGAGGAAGCACGTTTCCTGGAAACCCTGGAACGGGGTGAAAAACTACTAACGGACATGATTGCTAGGGCGACTCCCAAAACGGGGCAACAGCCAGGACAGATTGCCGGGAAAGATGCCTTTATCCTCTACGATACCTACGGATTTCCGCTGGAACTGACCCAGGAAATTGCCGAAGAACAAGGTCTGACAGTGGATGTAGCGGGCTTTGAAGCGGCAATGGAGGAGCAACGTCGCCGTTCCCAGGAAGCCCACGAAACCATTGATCTCACCGTCCAGGGGTCTCTGGATCAACTGGCGGAACATATTCATGCAACGGTTTTCCGGGGCTATACTGACCTAACGACCCAGTCGGTTGTTGAAGCCGTCTTAGTTAACGGGAAACAGGTGCCCGCAGCTCCTGCAGGTAGCCAGGTGCAAATCGTCCTCCGGGAAACGCCCTTCTATGCGGAATCAGGGGGGCAAATTGGCGATCGCGGCTATTTATTGGCAGCAGATATGCCCTCACCCCTAACCCCTCTCTCTCCGGACGAGGGTAGCTCAGAATTACGGGTGCGGATTACGGATGTGCAGAAGGAGTCGGATTTCTTCATTCACTATGGTGAAGTGGAAGCAGGTACCCTGCGGGTAGGCGATCGCGTGACGGCGCAAATTGATGTGGCCTGTCGGCGTCGTGCCCAGGCCAACCATACGGCGACCCATCTGCTGCAAGCAGCCTTGAAAAAGATTG
This DNA window, taken from Trichothermofontia sichuanensis B231, encodes the following:
- the pgsA gene encoding CDP-diacylglycerol--glycerol-3-phosphate 3-phosphatidyltransferase; protein product: MNLPTWITLSRLLAVPGLLYLLSEPSDRHRWVGLGIFLLAAGTDWVDGYLARRLNQVTDLGKFLDPLVDKLLVLAPLLALVELGEVPAWGVFLILARELTIAGWRVNQTQVTGANLWGKFKTVTQIAAIALLIAPLPPRWHIPTLVMFWLAVMLTLLSGAIYLWGTQQPCRGPERCSDAPHPQPLSQHGRAR
- the alaS gene encoding alanine--tRNA ligase, which gives rise to MSFKPQYRSGAEIRQTFLDFYAARGHQIVPSASLIPEDPTVLLTIAGMLPFKPIFLGQRPAPFPRATSSQKCIRTNDIENVGRTARHHTFFEMLGNFSFGDYFKDKAIAWAWELSTEVFGLPPERLVVSVFREDDEAFAIWRDQIGIPAHRIQRMDEADNFWVSGPTGPCGPCSEIYYDFHPERGDDTIDLEDDTRFIEFYNLVFMQYNRDVEGHLTPLQAQNIDTGMGLERMAQILQQVPNNYETDLILPIIKTAAAIAGLDYAQCDAKTQVSLKVIGDHVRAIVHLIADGVTASNLGRGYVLRRLIRRVVRHGRLIGIDREFTADVAATAIALAEAVYPNTRERQAVIQAELQREEARFLETLERGEKLLTDMIARATPKTGQQPGQIAGKDAFILYDTYGFPLELTQEIAEEQGLTVDVAGFEAAMEEQRRRSQEAHETIDLTVQGSLDQLAEHIHATVFRGYTDLTTQSVVEAVLVNGKQVPAAPAGSQVQIVLRETPFYAESGGQIGDRGYLLAADMPSPLTPLSPDEGSSELRVRITDVQKESDFFIHYGEVEAGTLRVGDRVTAQIDVACRRRAQANHTATHLLQAALKKIVDPAISQAGSLVAFDRLRFDFNCPRPLTLEELEQVEAQVNAWIAAATPATVAVMPIAEAKAKGAIAMFGEKYGDQVRVVDYPGVSMELCGGTHVANTAEIGLFKIIAETGIASGVRRIEAVAGQAALDYLTVRDRIVRELGDRFKAKPEELPDRIASLQSELKSAQKQLEQLKAELAIAKSDSLVTQAETVGSFHLLVTQLDGVDAEALKTAAERLQQKLGPQAAVVLGSVLAPDKVSLVAAFGPEVQAKGMQAGKFIGAIAKLCGGGGGGRPNLAQAGGRDASQLPAALRSAQEELQAALRG